In Dolichospermum flos-aquae CCAP 1403/13F, the following proteins share a genomic window:
- a CDS encoding Zn-dependent protease, translating to MGKITQNQNFWRRLKAVLTLAISTGLLVILSNFQVNAGVREQERNSQFIQKTHPLPATLAQWQDKTNSGDYFDQIKSTKVGYLIWSSFPVKVKIETPTDINEKQSQIWVNSVFQAVQEWNIYLPLQVVEKSAIADITISRKAPPLQREPNGKILRARSALTSYDLYTENNILSHRFTILLSPSQTGDYVLSAARHELGHALGIWGHSLLQTDIMYFSQVRKPPFISIRDVNTLKKVYEQSTSLGWSVLGKD from the coding sequence ATGGGAAAAATTACCCAAAATCAAAACTTTTGGCGAAGATTAAAAGCAGTTCTGACTTTAGCAATAAGTACAGGACTGCTAGTTATTTTGAGTAACTTTCAAGTAAATGCTGGTGTGAGGGAACAGGAAAGAAACTCCCAATTTATCCAAAAAACTCATCCTTTACCAGCGACTCTGGCACAATGGCAAGATAAAACAAATAGTGGTGATTATTTTGATCAAATCAAATCTACGAAAGTTGGTTATTTGATTTGGTCAAGTTTTCCGGTAAAGGTGAAGATAGAAACACCAACAGATATTAATGAAAAGCAGTCACAAATATGGGTTAATAGTGTTTTCCAAGCTGTTCAAGAATGGAATATCTATTTACCTTTACAGGTAGTGGAAAAATCGGCTATTGCTGATATTACAATCTCCCGAAAAGCACCGCCTTTGCAACGTGAACCTAATGGTAAAATATTGCGGGCGCGTTCGGCTTTAACTAGTTATGATTTATATACTGAAAATAATATTTTATCTCACCGGTTTACAATTCTGTTGAGTCCTAGTCAAACTGGTGATTATGTCTTATCAGCAGCCCGTCATGAACTTGGCCATGCTTTGGGAATTTGGGGTCATAGTCTTCTGCAAACTGATATTATGTATTTTTCTCAAGTTCGCAAACCGCCGTTTATTTCGATTAGAGATGTGAATACTTTGAAGAAGGTTTATGAACAGTCTACAAGTTTGGGGTGGTCTGTTTTGGGGAAGGATTGA
- a CDS encoding L-histidine N(alpha)-methyltransferase: MGINFALETSGKGWTLCLIGEDQSNKLAELTQGLRGEFSTTGDGKKILSGFAYWSVGSAIAWDHACKDNFYFVMKESIKFFNSQWQQIHANNIKDKKYHYVSLGVGTGEKDQHILSILLNTNPDLLYFPIDMSSEMLRFGVQKATERLQLKNDVITIQIDFSIERNIGHLRELFDQIPNDNPVLFSLLGNTLANFQQDTELLQLLSKLMRPKDRLLIEVATTEDLNEEAAQTAAKEYATTRLFKEFVTSALFQNTDLNIDLNSILFQGSIETNKAILIKVLYPNSTGKKIDVMLPDRSVMNFEPQDTIRLLLTRKYTSDGIKKSISDSNLIIVDRLHTPFEARSQSRFGIDLILLAPESSGVTPGISGTPLVTVWTPKR, translated from the coding sequence ATGGGTATAAATTTTGCATTAGAGACTTCAGGAAAAGGATGGACTCTCTGCTTGATAGGAGAAGATCAATCTAATAAACTGGCAGAACTCACCCAGGGATTGAGAGGGGAATTTTCGACTACAGGTGATGGTAAAAAGATATTATCTGGTTTTGCTTATTGGAGTGTAGGTTCAGCTATTGCTTGGGATCATGCTTGTAAAGATAATTTCTATTTTGTCATGAAAGAGAGCATAAAATTTTTTAACTCTCAATGGCAACAAATTCATGCTAACAACATAAAAGATAAAAAATATCATTACGTTAGTTTAGGTGTAGGTACAGGAGAAAAAGACCAGCATATTTTGAGTATTTTACTCAACACAAATCCTGACCTACTCTATTTTCCAATTGATATGAGTTCGGAGATGTTAAGATTCGGTGTTCAAAAGGCAACAGAAAGATTGCAATTGAAGAATGATGTCATAACAATTCAAATTGACTTCTCAATTGAGAGAAATATTGGACATTTACGCGAACTGTTTGACCAAATTCCCAATGATAATCCTGTTCTGTTTTCTCTACTTGGAAATACATTAGCTAATTTCCAACAAGACACAGAATTACTGCAACTTCTTTCCAAACTAATGCGACCTAAAGATAGACTGCTTATAGAAGTAGCAACCACTGAAGACTTAAACGAGGAAGCGGCACAAACAGCAGCGAAAGAATATGCAACAACTAGGTTATTCAAAGAGTTTGTTACAAGTGCTTTGTTTCAAAACACTGATTTAAACATTGACTTGAATAGTATTTTATTTCAAGGTTCTATTGAAACAAATAAAGCAATTCTGATAAAAGTCCTGTATCCAAATTCAACTGGCAAAAAAATTGACGTGATGTTACCTGACCGCTCAGTTATGAATTTTGAACCTCAAGATACTATTCGTTTATTGCTGACTAGGAAGTATACCTCAGATGGTATCAAGAAAAGCATATCAGATAGCAACCTAATAATTGTTGATAGACTACACACACCTTTTGAAGCACGTTCTCAGAGTAGATTTGGTATAGATTTAATTCTGCTTGCTCCTGAGTCATCGGGAGTTACCCCTGGCATTTCAGGAACTCCACTGGTGACTGTATGGACACCAAAACGCTAG
- a CDS encoding orange carotenoid protein N-terminal domain-containing protein: MALTIQSAQTIFSNTQLPSPIPATIALFDQLNVDDQLAYLWYAYTEMGKTITPAAPGVARLQLAESLLTQIKQMSREEQTKVMRDLASRADTPISRSYGFFSVNTKLAFWFELGELMKQGIITPVPVGYQMSPGVKFVLEATQKLDQGQQITVLRNTVVDMGFDTSDLGPSSYPKAGAEPAFQRTTPVISSVKIDGITEPAVLGYIEAMNADKFDTAIALFTTDGALQPPFQKPIVGREAIAKYMREEAQGLNMMPQQGICEVQPDGSKQLKITGVVQTPWFGVTVGMNISWRFLINPEGQIFFVAIDMLASPQELMNLRRV; this comes from the coding sequence GTGGCTTTAACTATCCAGTCCGCTCAAACTATTTTTTCTAATACTCAACTTCCTAGCCCTATTCCCGCAACTATAGCATTGTTCGATCAACTTAACGTTGATGATCAATTAGCATATCTTTGGTATGCTTACACCGAAATGGGTAAAACCATTACTCCTGCCGCACCTGGAGTAGCACGCTTGCAACTAGCTGAAAGTTTGCTGACCCAAATTAAGCAAATGTCTCGTGAAGAGCAAACAAAAGTCATGCGGGATTTAGCCAGCCGTGCTGATACTCCTATTAGCCGTTCCTATGGTTTCTTTAGCGTTAATACCAAACTCGCTTTCTGGTTCGAGTTAGGAGAATTGATGAAACAGGGAATCATCACTCCTGTCCCCGTTGGTTATCAAATGTCTCCTGGTGTAAAATTTGTATTAGAAGCCACACAAAAACTTGATCAAGGTCAGCAAATCACCGTATTGCGGAATACTGTAGTAGATATGGGGTTTGATACTTCTGACCTTGGTCCTAGTAGTTATCCTAAAGCAGGTGCAGAACCTGCTTTCCAACGCACAACCCCTGTTATATCTTCAGTGAAAATTGACGGGATTACAGAACCCGCTGTCTTAGGCTACATTGAAGCCATGAATGCAGATAAATTTGATACTGCTATTGCGCTATTCACTACTGACGGTGCGCTACAACCACCGTTCCAAAAGCCCATTGTTGGACGGGAAGCGATCGCTAAATATATGCGCGAAGAAGCACAAGGACTTAACATGATGCCACAACAAGGTATCTGCGAAGTTCAACCAGACGGTTCTAAGCAACTGAAAATCACAGGAGTAGTGCAAACTCCTTGGTTTGGTGTCACAGTTGGTATGAATATTTCTTGGCGGTTTTTAATCAATCCCGAAGGACAAATCTTCTTCGTAGCGATTGATATGCTTGCTTCTCCTCAAGAGCTCATGAATCTGCGTCGAGTTTAA
- the gpmI gene encoding 2,3-bisphosphoglycerate-independent phosphoglycerate mutase produces MTKAPVAPVVLVILDGWGYCEETRGNAITAAKTPIMDSLWAVYPHTLIRTSGKAVGLPEGQMGNSEVGHLNIGAGRVVPQELVRISDAVEDGSLAANPALVKICQEVRSANGKLHLVGLCSDGGVHSHITHLFGLLDLAKEQQLSQVCIHAITDGRDTKPKDAINVIQQLADYIDQVGIGEIATISGRYYAMDRDNRWDRVQRAYDVMTTDGAGNGLTAVETVQAAYAESITDEFILPVRLQPGAVESGDGVIFFNFRPDRARELTQAFVSNTFNGFARQPIQPLSFVTFTQYDPELPVSVAFAPQNLSNILGEVIANRGLKQFRTAETEKYAHVTYFFNGGLEEPCEGEDRELVSSPMVATYDQAPAMSAQAVTDVAIAAMRKGIYSLVVMNYANPDMVGHTGQIPATVTAIEAVDKCLGRLIDAIGKAGGTAIITADHGNAEYMLDEGGHPWTAHTTNPVPLILVEGEKAKIPGYGTNVELRNDGKLADIAPTILDILQISQPQEMTGRSLLKAAEYDLQLTRTPVQIGL; encoded by the coding sequence ATGACCAAAGCACCTGTTGCTCCTGTGGTGCTAGTCATTCTAGATGGATGGGGCTACTGTGAGGAAACGCGAGGAAACGCTATTACCGCTGCCAAAACTCCGATTATGGACAGTTTATGGGCAGTCTATCCCCACACCCTCATTCGCACATCAGGAAAAGCCGTAGGGTTGCCAGAAGGTCAAATGGGCAACTCGGAAGTTGGTCATTTGAACATTGGGGCTGGTCGAGTCGTACCCCAAGAACTGGTACGGATCTCAGATGCTGTAGAAGACGGTTCTTTAGCCGCAAACCCAGCCCTTGTCAAAATTTGCCAAGAAGTGCGTTCTGCTAATGGCAAGTTACATCTAGTGGGGCTTTGTTCTGATGGCGGGGTGCATTCCCATATTACCCATCTATTTGGACTACTTGACTTAGCAAAGGAACAGCAACTTTCACAAGTTTGTATCCACGCCATTACTGATGGCCGTGACACCAAACCCAAAGATGCTATCAACGTCATCCAGCAATTGGCAGACTATATAGATCAAGTTGGCATTGGTGAAATCGCGACTATCAGCGGTCGCTATTATGCCATGGATCGTGATAACCGTTGGGATCGAGTCCAACGCGCTTACGATGTGATGACAACAGATGGTGCTGGGAATGGACTCACTGCTGTAGAGACAGTGCAAGCAGCTTACGCTGAAAGTATTACTGATGAGTTTATTCTCCCAGTCCGTCTGCAACCAGGCGCGGTAGAATCTGGTGATGGGGTTATATTTTTCAATTTCCGCCCTGACCGGGCTAGAGAACTAACTCAAGCCTTTGTCAGCAACACTTTTAACGGTTTTGCAAGACAGCCAATTCAGCCGCTTTCCTTTGTAACTTTTACCCAGTATGATCCAGAATTACCTGTTTCTGTGGCTTTTGCGCCGCAAAATCTGAGTAATATTCTCGGTGAAGTGATCGCTAATCGTGGTTTAAAACAGTTTAGAACTGCGGAAACTGAAAAATATGCCCACGTTACCTACTTCTTTAATGGGGGACTAGAAGAACCCTGTGAGGGAGAAGACCGGGAATTAGTCAGTAGTCCCATGGTGGCAACTTATGATCAAGCCCCGGCGATGTCAGCACAAGCTGTGACAGATGTGGCGATCGCTGCCATGAGAAAGGGCATTTACTCCCTAGTCGTGATGAACTATGCTAACCCAGATATGGTAGGGCATACGGGGCAAATCCCAGCTACTGTGACAGCGATTGAAGCAGTAGATAAATGTTTAGGTCGTCTGATTGATGCTATTGGTAAAGCAGGTGGTACAGCAATTATTACTGCTGATCATGGCAATGCTGAGTATATGCTAGATGAAGGCGGTCATCCGTGGACAGCGCATACTACTAACCCAGTTCCGTTAATTTTGGTAGAAGGTGAAAAAGCCAAAATACCCGGATATGGAACAAATGTGGAATTAAGAAATGACGGCAAATTAGCCGATATTGCCCCAACTATTCTGGATATTTTACAGATATCCCAACCACAAGAAATGACAGGGCGATCATTACTTAAAGCCGCAGAATATGATTTACAACTAACTCGTACTCCTGTACAAATAGGTTTGTAA
- a CDS encoding glycosyltransferase family 4 protein, translating to MRIAWIGKKTPFCGNVTYSREITNGLLDRGHEVSFLHFAQEEATTDNWPNFQEVPLPFIYKSQVYTIPSFKATKVLKDSLREIKPDIVHASLTLSTLDFVLPEICEELNLPLIATFHTPFAGKGAKLLSSTQLLAYQLYAPFLDHYDRVIIFSQIQRELLSGMGVREKKIAVIPNGVDPVKYSPGVSHVKAEFGAERLFVYQGRIAQEKNVESLLRAWKQSHMGVNTKLLIVGDGPLKPSLESFYGREYGIIWLGFIADEDRRIEILRGSDVFILPSLVEGLSLSLLEAMSCGLACLATDVGADGEVLEKGAGVAINTSSVRSQLKTLLPLFQDHPELTTLLGEKARKRVLERYTLNDNITQLEELYSQVLAQRPLTLSWGI from the coding sequence ATGCGTATAGCTTGGATTGGAAAAAAAACACCCTTTTGCGGTAACGTCACCTACAGTCGAGAAATTACCAACGGACTCCTAGACAGGGGACATGAGGTTAGTTTTCTACACTTTGCCCAAGAAGAAGCGACAACTGACAATTGGCCTAATTTTCAGGAAGTTCCTTTGCCATTTATTTACAAGTCCCAGGTTTATACAATTCCCTCTTTCAAAGCAACTAAGGTTTTGAAAGATTCTTTGCGGGAAATTAAGCCGGATATAGTTCACGCTTCTCTGACTTTATCAACTTTAGATTTTGTTCTACCAGAAATTTGCGAAGAATTAAATTTGCCCCTAATTGCCACTTTCCACACTCCATTTGCAGGTAAGGGGGCAAAATTATTATCCAGTACCCAACTGTTAGCTTATCAACTTTACGCTCCTTTTTTGGATCATTATGATCGGGTAATTATCTTTTCCCAAATTCAGCGGGAATTGTTATCAGGTATGGGTGTGAGGGAAAAAAAGATTGCTGTTATACCTAATGGTGTAGATCCTGTTAAGTATTCTCCCGGTGTTTCTCATGTGAAAGCTGAATTTGGCGCTGAACGTTTGTTTGTTTATCAAGGGAGAATCGCTCAAGAGAAAAACGTTGAATCTCTCTTACGTGCTTGGAAACAATCACATATGGGCGTTAATACCAAATTATTGATTGTGGGTGATGGTCCATTAAAGCCTTCTCTAGAATCATTTTATGGACGAGAATATGGCATCATCTGGTTAGGTTTCATCGCTGATGAAGATCGCCGCATCGAAATTTTACGGGGTTCTGATGTATTTATTTTACCTTCTTTGGTAGAGGGTTTATCCTTGTCTCTATTAGAGGCAATGTCCTGTGGTTTAGCTTGTTTGGCTACTGATGTTGGTGCAGATGGAGAAGTTTTAGAAAAGGGTGCTGGTGTGGCAATTAATACAAGCAGTGTGCGATCGCAGTTAAAAACCCTCTTACCACTATTTCAAGATCATCCAGAGTTAACCACATTGTTGGGAGAAAAAGCCAGAAAGCGAGTATTAGAACGCTATACCCTGAATGATAACATCACCCAATTAGAAGAGCTTTATAGCCAAGTTCTTGCACAACGTCCTTTAACACTGAGTTGGGGTATTTAG
- the secG gene encoding preprotein translocase subunit SecG, translating to MAITNIIQGIWAFSALGLIILVLLHSPKGDGIGAIGGQAQLFTSTKSAENTLNRVTWALVVVFLGLTVVLSANWLPK from the coding sequence ATGGCAATTACTAACATCATCCAAGGCATTTGGGCATTTTCCGCTCTCGGTTTGATTATCCTCGTTTTGTTACATAGTCCTAAAGGTGACGGTATTGGCGCTATTGGTGGACAAGCACAATTATTTACCAGTACCAAAAGTGCCGAAAATACTTTAAATCGAGTTACTTGGGCATTAGTTGTAGTTTTTCTGGGTTTAACTGTGGTTTTAAGTGCTAATTGGTTGCCTAAATAA